The Vanrija pseudolonga chromosome 1, complete sequence genomic sequence CCATAGTGTTTGGCTGAGTGACTTACCGCTTGCCGTACTTGATGTCGTTGGCAGCCGACACGTGAACGAAGTCACCGAGCTTGATAGCACAGTTTCCACGAGCAACTGTAAATGTCAACCAAGAAGTTCCACGGAAATTCGCCACAGGGGTGACTTACCCTTGTTCATGCAGATCTTGCCCTGCTCAATGTCATCCTGGCTCAAGCAGATGAGGACAGTGTCCTTCCTGCGCTTGCCACGGACTAGAAGATTAGCATACATCAAGAGTGTGTCCTCGCTGGTTGCTCTGCTTACCAATGATCGTGTCGCCGCTGTGCTGTGTGTCAGCGTTTGGGAACACAAGTGCTAAGGCGGTGGCCACGAAAGCTGCACATACCGGAACAGGCCAAGTGCCTCCATGGTGTTGGGGTGGAGCACAGCCACGCTGTTGTCGTCCGAAGGGCTCTCGTCAACCATAAGACGGTTGGGACTGGAGTGGTTGATCAGCACATGACCGAGGGGCTTCAACTCGACTTCACTCACGACTTCTTCTGACGAAGAATAGCGGTGGCGGTAGAGTCGTCGGGTACAGGCTACAGCGTGTCAGTGGGCCGTAGAGAACAAGGAAGAGTTGCCATTGGGACGCTCGGTAAGCAGCAGTTGGACACCACTGATGATGGACAAGCTGCCGCTGATTACAGCGCTCCACTCTGGTTATCGCTGCCCAGCTCGCatgggcggcgcgcaaggtGTGGAGTGGATTGGTACTGACCTGAGATGGGTCTGCCATGTTGATTGAGGTTACTAGGTTTGAAAGGATTGAGAAAGAGAAAGAGTTGAGAAAGAAAGAGAGAAAGGAATGATGAGAGGAAGTAAATGGAAGCCGACAGAGGGAGTGGACGACTGGCTGGCAACTGGCGACGGACGCTGGGCAGGCCACCGCCCAGAACGCGATGACGATGCGCGCGTCCCACTCAACGCCCCCTCGGGTGCGCAGGCAGGCGTGCGGATGCGTCTGTGACTGGACGCACGTGTTTAAATTGGGGGTTTACTTAAATAAAGAGGCGTCCTATTGTTCTTTCAACTTTACGTAAACAATCTTTTCGGATCCGTGATCTGGGTCGATGAGCCTGTGAGATGCTCGCACCGCCAAAAGCGTCAAAACAAGCGCTGCAGCGCGGCTGGGTGTGCCAGACGACGACCATGACGCGCTCGGAGACACCCAACCATCCACACTGTTGACCGTCGCACTCTCCTCATCGCAGCTTCTACAAGCAACTTGAACCATTCTCATCGCGCCTTTACGAACACCTCGCTCCCATGGTTGTCTTGGACCCGTTCGCAGCGGCCTCCAAGCCAATGCCAAACTGGGACACCATTCCCTCAAACCCCCTCCGTTTTGCTGCAACCTTGCATTCTGTGGATGTCAACACGCATCACCCAACACCCTCGTCAGTCTCGTCGTCCCAGAAGTTGCCTCGACCTAGGCGACCAAACGACGCCTTTCCGTCATCGTCTTCAAAATCCAACGCCAAGCACGCGAAAACCCACAGTTGGGCCGCTTCCACCTCATCACACCATGGCGcagtcggcagcgacgagtggATGGAGGAGAGGGTAGCCCAGTGTGTCGACAATGCCAAGAGTGACCTCATTATTCAGTGTGTATCCTCTCGCGACACGCTCTAACTCTATCTCAGAGATTTTGGGCTTCAGTCTCTGTCAACCAAGATCGCCGACTTGCGGGACCTGGTCACACTCTCTCACCTTCGCTCTCCTACCGCATCACCATCGTTTCCTCGACCTTCATCGCCCTTGTCGCCTTCATTGGGCCCCGCCTCTCCTTTTATCAGAGACCTGCGGTCTCCAACATTGCACCATCTGGCACCGAGCGACCGTGGGTTCTCGCGAACTCAGTCTGCCCCTGCATCCGCCGCCTTCTTCACTACACTTCGACAGGATGATACTTCAGcgcgcccgaggccaagTAACGCACTTCTTCCTGCAGTGGCCATCCAGGCCCCAGGCTCTGTGACACCAGCTGCTGCTAGTGTTGTTGGAAGTTCAGCGCTGGTACCAAACAGCACAACCTCTGGACGGCAGTTTAGTCGAAGCAAGACAGGGGGAGTGCTCCGAAACCAACTGCGGCCTGACCAGCGAAGGTCCGCCCCCGACATTGGCGTCTACGCAAGTCAAAACCTTCTCGTCAGGTGTGTAACCACGGGACATTCATCGTACGAGCCCACTAACCATCTTAGCCTTCCCAGTGCCCTGTTTGACATCCGAAATCTCACGGTGCTGAGTCTGCGTAAGTGTTTTTGAAGTGTTCCAGCGCCGTGCTGATAAGATTAGGGAGCAACAGGCTGCAGTCACTTCCTGCTGCTATCGGCGAACTTCGGCATCTGAAGGAGTTGAATATCAGTAACAATCTCATTGTTCGTGGAGAAAGTGGTGTTCGGCTTTGTTCTAACTTATCCCCAGCGTTATCTTCCCTCCACAATCTTGGATTTGTCTCTTGAGCAGTTCTCCGCGCACCCCAATCGCTGGATCGAGGCCCCCCTCGATGCTCCCAAGAGCACGAAATCTCCAGCTGTCGGCAGCCGCAACTCGCTTATCACTGCGCCAACTCGATTGCTCACTCAGAGTGGCCCGGTTCCAACGCTGGCCGCCCTCTGCATGACCGTGCTCTTGTCGCCTCGACCACCGTCCAATTTGGCCCCCTTGATCGACTGTTACAACTGGGACGAATGCCGTGTCCGTGGACAACATCCCCTTCTCGACCCGCACATCTTGAGTCACAGCATGCCTCCGAGCTTCGGTGTAGAGGAGCTGGGACGAATCCTTCAGAGCGTGAAGAGTGCTTGTTCAAGTCGAGCACAGACGGGACGATTCACTGATCCATTCCCTCACTCATACCGAGTCCCCCCTCCGGATGACGCGGCTGAGAACCCCTACTTTTCTCCTTGCCCATCTCCGCGGCACTGGAATGAGAACGATATTGTCGACAATCTCAACTCTCAGTCACGTCGCATCTTTTTGCATGCTGCAGAAGAACGGTTTCAATGGCGAGAGGTCGCCAACGTATCCAATCTGCCCATTCGCTGGCTGGGGTGCTCGCCAGGATGTTTAGAGTTCTTAGACGATgaagacgaagaagaagagtGGCCAGTAGATGTTGTAGATGATCTCTGAGCTGTTTGTACTTGGTAAGAGTTGTTGCAAGAGGGTTGAGTGCATGCAAAACATCTGGACCGTATACTTCAGCAGTGGCGACCAACTCCGGAGTGTCCGCAACGGAGTGGCCGGAGCTTCGGTCCGATATCCACACGCGGGTCGGATTGACGGCCGAAACTCCAGGATCGGTCTTCACCGAGATTGTGCAGAGGTGCACCACTTCGCTTGACAGTGTGCAAACCTGCTGCTACTCCTCATTCGCACGCATCGTGGTGTCGCAGGTCATTGACAGACTTTCGAGGTCACCGTCAGTCGCCTTGATTGAGCGGCTCTCTTGACATCCGATTTCCTTCACTTGACCTTGAATGTCCCAATGTCGTCCTCCGCTGGAAATGCCGGGCAGATCATCTACAAGGGTATGTgcgacgctcgctcgcctccAGATAACAGCGGTGGAGTGGAGGAGACTGACGACTTGCAGCCTTTACGCCTACGTTGAAGATGGCACTGTGCATCGTGGCAGGTTTCATAACCACCAAGGCAGGCATGCTTCCCCCGTCCGCCGCCAAGGGCATCAGTCTCGTCACCATGGTGAGCTCCTTGCGCGATGTGATGGGTGGCGGCAACTAACCCGCCAGAACATCTCTCTTCCATGTCTGATCTTTGGGTCAATGGTGTCAGCCTTCACGCCGCACAATGTCGCTGCCATGGGGCCGCTGGTATTGGTGGCAGTGATCTACGAgatcctcggcctgctgtgTGCGTTTATCGTCAAGGAGATTGCCTGGGTCCCCAAGGACTTTAGATGGGGTATCCTCGTGGTGCGTGGCTCGTGCATCGGCGCCCCAGACATGCTAACCGGTCTTGTGGCAGATGGGTGTGGTGTCCAACTGGGGTAGGTTATGATCCGGCCAAGTGGCAAAGTCTGTGCTGACTCCTTGCCAGGAAACCTACCCACGGCGGTTGTGCAGACCATGGCGAGAGAACCACCATTCAACCCTGCCACTGACGTCGACCTTGGAGTGGCGTACATTGCGTTGGTGTTCTGCGTGCCCAAGTGCCTAGACTAGATCTGACATTGCAGCATCTTCGTTCTGGTCATGAACACGACGTTCTTCGGCCTCGGTTTCCACAAGGTAAGTCGGTATGCCGAGCCACACTCTCTTACCTTTTTAGCTCTGCGCCTGGGACTTTACGGACGACCATGCGGCCGAGGACTTGTTACCGTTCAAGCAACGATGGAGGGCGAGGTTTGAGACGGTGCAGAGATGGCTCGGGCGAAAGAAGCCGGCAAGAGCCGAGGATGCTGAGATTGCGCTTGCCGAGCCAGCAGAGCCGGAAGCGTCATCGGGACACTTGCGGCCGATCTTGGAGGTGCCGAGCGTCGAAAGACTAGACTACCGCGGGGCCGAGAGCATTGCGACCAGTGCCACAAGGGTTGGGACGCACAAGGCGTCGGATCTGGACTCGAACCGCACCACCATCAAGCCACGAAAGCGGTCGTTCACGTCGCGGATGGAGGCGACGCCACGCATtcccgccacggcgccactcGACAGCCAGGCGACCACCGCAGCCGAGTCGGTCCAGCTCGCCCACTCGGACAAGCAGTACACCTCGGGATCGGTGTACACGCGCACGTACGGCAACGAGCCCTCGCCAGCTACTCCGCCGAACCGCCGGCGCGAGTGGGGCGCAAGGCTGATGAAGATGCTCCgcaacacgccgccgccgacatggGCCGTCGTGTTCGGCCTTCCGTGCTCGCTTGTCTCTCCGTTGAAGGCTCTGCTTACAGATGTTCCTGGATGGACTGGCTCTCGGATGCCAAACGCGCCCGACGGTAACCCCCCGCTCCACTTCATCTTGGAGACATCCATCTTCATTGGGGCGATCGCAGTTCCGATGGCCCTGattctcctcggcgcgagcTTTGCTCGTCTGACGGTGCGTGGAGATGATGAGTAGTGGCGCTTACACCAAGGTCCCTTCGCGTTGGCGTGATCTTCCATTAACGGCCATTACGCTCATGACTGTGTCAAAGAGTACGTGGTGTCCCTTTCGAGTTGTAGCTGACCACGCTACAGTGATTTTAATCCCAGTGTTTAGCGTGTACGTGTTGTAGTCTTCGCTCCGCCTGCCTCCGTGCTCATTTCCCCAGATTTGTCGTCCAGGCTATGCGGAAGAACACCGGACTCTTCCCCCCACAGGAGAAAAGTGAGCGGATGGCTAGCGAGTGGTGCTGACATCGCAGTCCGAACATTTGTGGCGATCCTTCTCTCAGGTAcacccgctgctgccaaccAGCTGGTAGTCACACAGATCTACAACCCAGCTGGGACAGCTCATACGTTGGCAAGCTTCTTGCTCTTACAGTGTGAGTTGACTGGCCCCTGATACTGTCAGTCATGCTGACCATGCGACCAGACGCACTAATGTTCATCTTGTCAACGTGAGTGGCAAACGCGGCACGAACCTTTGTGGCAAAACACCCAACTGACCCCTTTAAGTGGCCTGGCAGCCATTGCCTTGTACATCGTAGCATAGACCTTCTCACTTGCATGCATCACACAAGTCTCATTGGCAGCGCGACAAAAAGGGCGAGACAAACTTGGGAGGCATTACATCTTCCGACACACTTGGACACTTTGGCAGGAAATTATAACCGAGAGCTATCACGCTCACTACAACAGTATTGTCTCCAGGGGACGATGACGGGCTGTCAAACATCTTAGGAAGTGATACAACTCAAAAGCCGGGCCAAGAACGTCTGCTGTCAAGGGGAACATCGAGCTCCATGTTGCTGAGAGAGTTTTGCAGTTCGTGCTGAGAGTCCTTGCGAACAtgggtgatggtggtgtCGGCAGagcgctgctcctcggcaaaGTCCATCAAGCCCCACACGACGGCATCCTTGCTGTCCGTCTCGGGCGAGCCCGAAGACAGAGGGGTGGAGCGCTGCATGtcgccgcccgaggacgCGTCGGTCGGTGACGGCTCAAAGACGAGGGCCGAGTTGAAGCCACTCCACGTTGACTGGTTGAGAGGAACCAGGCGCTCCGGCTCCGGGCTAGCACGCATAGCCTCGAGATTGTCCGGGGCGTACGACAGCGAGTCTCGGCGCGGCTGGTCATCCAGGTTCtgcgacgaccacgacgaaCCACCCGGCTGACCACCGTTCGTCATGAGAAGGCTCTCAAGGTAGCGAATACGGGATGACTGCTGCTCGTTCACCACTTGAAGATCACTGCGTGGTGTGTTAGGTGGGCTGGGGAGTCACCGGGGGTATGTGCTCACCGAATGTACTGGACGCTGTCGCTAAGAATCCTGCCCTTGCACTGAGCAGAGTCCTTCTGCTGCCTCGAGGTAGAAGCCGCACGCTTGGTCTTCTACACATGCATGTCAGCAACTGGTCATGATGCAAAGGCAGAGGGCAGGCAGCTTACCTTCTTCTTGATGGGCGAGTCGGCGGttgcctcctcctcgtcctcgtcctcaatCGCAACCTCAGCCTCGAGAGGCATTTTGAACTTGGAAGGCAGGAGCTTGTTCAGTTCCTCGATCATGGCGTTGATATGCTCCCGTCTGCGCTTTTCCACCTGGTTGTGACActcgcgacgacgctgcttcctcgtctcgtcgccaaTCAGGCTCTGAATGTTCTGCGCTGGGGTCACAGGGCTGAATATCGCGTCAGTAACCAACGTGTGGCGACCTGTCCAACGAGCAGCTCACCTGTCCAAGCCAGCGCCGTCAATGCTGCCACCATAACTGGCCATGTTGTCAGGAAGCACGCTAGGCGCGCTGCCACTGGGTCCTCCCCACATCGGCCGCCCAAAGTCGTTCCTTGGGATCGGGATACCGAACGACTGGTCAAAGGGGTAGTCGGCACCAGTGATAGAGTCGCGTTGCGAGCCGAGAAGAGCAGAGGCGGAGGGCCTGGTGTCGGTCTGGAAGGAAAGAGACCGCGGTGGCTGGATggcgcgccctcgaccttgcTGCATGTTGGGACGGATGTCATTCATGGACAGCTTACGCCCAGAACGCGAACGAGCCGGAGGCGCCTTGCCTACATGCGACGAGCGACTTGATGACTGCGAACGGGATCTGTCATCTCGCGACGCGTTGTTatcgagcgacgaggcaaCCACCGGTGGCTCGCGATTCTCGGTGCCCATGTTGAAGTGGCTGAACATGGAATGCGGCTGGAAGCTGTGGGGTGACGCGCTGGAAGGGAGAGGAATGCCTGACGAGTGAGGGGAAACCATGTTGCTGTAGTCGAATGGGTTTGAGAGACCATGACTAATGGAGGGGAAAGAGCTGCCGGGATCCATGAGGGAGCTGAGGATGGACGACTCGACAGTCATGGAGCCATCCGAGAATGGGCGGTTGAGCACtggtcgaggcggcgacgagagTCTCGCGGAAGGCCTTGAACAAGACCTGTCAGCATGGAGGGATAAGGGTGACAAGGTGATGCCTACGTGAAGCCTTCCATCTTGATTGCCCCGGACATGTTTGAGGATGACGGGGGGTTGTGGTTGGGAGCACTAGGTTGCGAGTCTGTGCACTTCGGTTAAGGCCTGTGCACTAGAGCGTTGGTTCGGTTGCGAGCTCCAATAGAGAGGTGGCGACAGGACAAT encodes the following:
- the LRCH1 gene encoding Leucine-rich repeat and calponin y domain-containing protein 1 encodes the protein MVVLDPFAAASKPMPNWDTIPSNPLRFAATLHSVDVNTHHPTPSSVSSSQKLPRPRRPNDAFPSSSSKSNAKHAKTHSWAASTSSHHGAVGSDEWMEERVAQCVDNAKSDLIIQDFGLQSLSTKIADLRDLVTLSHLRSPTASPSFPRPSSPLSPSLGPASPFIRDLRSPTLHHLAPSDRGFSRTQSAPASAAFFTTLRQDDTSARPRPSNALLPAVAIQAPGSVTPAAASVVGSSALVPNSTTSGRQFSRSKTGGVLRNQLRPDQRRSAPDIGVYASQNLLVSLPSALFDIRNLTVLSLRSNRLQSLPAAIGELRHLKELNISNNLIRYLPSTILDLSLEQFSAHPNRWIEAPLDAPKSTKSPAVGSRNSLITAPTRLLTQSGPVPTLAALCMTVLLSPRPPSNLAPLIDCYNWDECRVRGQHPLLDPHILSHSMPPSFGVEELGRILQSVKSACSSRAQTGRFTDPFPHSYRVPPPDDAAENPYFSPCPSPRHWNENDIVDNLNSQSRRIFLHAAEERFQWREVANVSNLPIRWLGCSPGCLEFLDDEDEEEEWPTFEVTVSRLD
- the LRCH1 gene encoding putative transporter, whose amino-acid sequence is MSSSAGNAGQIIYKAFTPTLKMALCIVAGFITTKAGMLPPSAAKGISLVTMNISLPCLIFGSMVSAFTPHNVAAMGPLVLVAVIYEILGLLCAFIVKEIAWVPKDFRWGILVMGVVSNWGNLPTAVVQTMAREPPFNPATDVDLGVAYIAIFVLVMNTTFFGLGFHKLCAWDFTDDHAAEDLLPFKQRWRARFETVQRWLGRKKPARAEDAEIALAEPAEPEASSGHLRPILEVPSVERLDYRGAESIATSATRVGTHKASDLDSNRTTIKPRKRSFTSRMEATPRIPATAPLDSQATTAAESVQLAHSDKQYTSGSVYTRTYGNEPSPATPPNRRREWGARLMKMLRNTPPPTWAVVFGLPCSLVSPLKALLTDVPGWTGSRMPNAPDGNPPLHFILETSIFIGAIAVPMALILLGASFARLTAMRKNTGLFPPQEKIRTFVAILLSGTPAAANQLVVTQIYNPAGTAHTLASFLLLQYALMFILSTGLAAIALYIVA
- the LRCH1 gene encoding putative transporter, with the translated sequence MSSSAGNAGQIIYKAFTPTLKMALCIVAGFITTKAGMLPPSAAKGISLVTMNISLPCLIFGSMVSAFTPHNVAAMGPLVLVAVIYEILGLLCAFIVKEIAWVPKDFRWGILVMGVVSNWGNLPTAVVQTMAREPPFNPATDVDLGVAYIAIFVLVMNTTFFGLGFHKLCAWDFTDDHAAEDLLPFKQRWRARFETVQRWLGRKKPARAEDAEIALAEPAEPEASSGHLRPILEVPSVERLDYRGAESIATSATRVGTHKASDLDSNRTTIKPRKRSFTSRMEATPRIPATAPLDSQATTAAESVQLAHSDKQYTSGSVYTRTYGNEPSPATPPNRRREWGARLMKMLRNTPPPTWAVVFGLPCSLVSPLKALLTDVPGWTGSRMPNAPDGNPPLHFILETSIFIGAIAVPMALILLGASFARLTVPSRWRDLPLTAITLMTVSKMILIPVFSVFVVQAMRKNTGLFPPQEKIRTFVAILLSGTPAAANQLVVTQIYNPAGTAHTLASFLLLQYALMFILSTGLAAIALYIVA